CTTGCCACCCTTGATCTCGAAGGAGACGATGGCGCCGGGGCCCGAGCACTGCTTGGTGTAGATGGCGTGCTGGGGCGTGCCGGGCTCCAGCAGCGTCGGGTAGAGGGTCTGCTGGACGGCCGGGTGCTGGTTCAGGTACTCGGCGATGCGCACCGCGTTGGCGGCCTGGGCCTCCATGCGGATCTTGAGGGTTTCGAGCGAGCGCATCAAGAGCCAGCACGAGAACGGGTCGGGCATGGAGCCCATGATGGTGCGGTAGGTCGAGATGGCCTCGACGACCTCCTTGGAGCCGGTCACCGCCCCTGCGATCACGTCGCTGTGGCCGCTGATGTACTTGGTGGCCGAGTACAGGATCAGGTCGGCCTCTTGGGCGAGGGGCTTCTGGAAGATGGGGCCCAGGAAGGTGTTGTCCACGAAGGTCAGGACCTTGCGCTCGGCGCTGGAGGCCCGGCGGGCGATCGCCGTGACGCCCGCGAGGTCGATCATGACGTTGGTGGGGTTCGCGGGGCTCTCGACGTAGAGGATAGCGAGGCGATCGCCGAGGGATTGCGCGAGCGCCTCCAGCTCGTCGAGGGGCAAGTCCGCCGCGAAGGGGCGGGTCTCGATGCCGAATTTGGGCAGGATGTTCTGGAACAGGAACTCGGTGCCGCCGTAGACCGGCATGCTGTAGAGCACCACGTCGCCGGGCTTGGTGTGCGCCAGCACCGAGGTGCTGATGGCGGCCATGCCGCTCGCGAAGCTCAGGGCCATCTCGGCGGAATCCCAGAGGGCGAGGCGCTCTTCGAGGATTTGAAGACCGGGATTGTTGAGGCGCGAGTAGATGAGCCCCATGGTCTGGTGGCTCTCGCGGGCTTCGAGGCCGTAGGCCCACTTGAAGTACTGCTCGCCCTCTTCGGCGGTCTTGAAGACGAAGGTCGAGGTCATGAAGATGGGTGGCTTCGCGGCGCCTTCCGAGAGGAAGGGGTTGTAGCCGTAGGTCATCATGAGGGACTCGGGGGAGATCGGGCCGGGGTTCATGGTCATGGGGCGTGATACTCCTTCGTCGTGAGAGGCAGGCGACGTCGCCGACATCGCTCTTCGTTGTATCGCATTCGGCCGCTTTATGCCACAGCGATGAAAGGCCGCCTGGCGGTTCTGT
The nucleotide sequence above comes from bacterium. Encoded proteins:
- a CDS encoding cystathionine gamma-synthase family protein, with the translated sequence MTMNPGPISPESLMMTYGYNPFLSEGAAKPPIFMTSTFVFKTAEEGEQYFKWAYGLEARESHQTMGLIYSRLNNPGLQILEERLALWDSAEMALSFASGMAAISTSVLAHTKPGDVVLYSMPVYGGTEFLFQNILPKFGIETRPFAADLPLDELEALAQSLGDRLAILYVESPANPTNVMIDLAGVTAIARRASSAERKVLTFVDNTFLGPIFQKPLAQEADLILYSATKYISGHSDVIAGAVTGSKEVVEAISTYRTIMGSMPDPFSCWLLMRSLETLKIRMEAQAANAVRIAEYLNQHPAVQQTLYPTLLEPGTPQHAIYTKQCSGPGAIVSFEIKGGKAEAFRFLNAVKLCKLAVSLGGTESLVEHPATMTHSDIPPESQRACGITEGLIRLSVGVENPEDLIRDIEQALQASQMPAAAARA